In Mercenaria mercenaria strain notata chromosome 14, MADL_Memer_1, whole genome shotgun sequence, the following are encoded in one genomic region:
- the LOC128548359 gene encoding uncharacterized protein LOC128548359, which translates to MAALVQTTETKGFQNWLRGALAVLFAKQGLQSFVIDELTQFQRDVLTSIFKNKNLPIGTTCTNCTTENVLYCPTQNFCTKGQKCNMHDPSVADKTPQPCSNNICHDVKDAIRHEHRYKGPSWKNTNAKGWCTDVIEIAKCYMPPDGYTNVTTITDTDFNGILAVILNNKRFKCKMTAPLNKPDNVCTEAREVSRVIRHSADLNISDTDLTKYTDILIRLLSDPAYLAADQNAKTAVDKLNQLKTNTLTVITADIITVLDKTLKDITEKQRDNVVQEVSEERRKAKEDIEERRQRQRKTLKKRRYSQLNSSWAMLKLR; encoded by the exons ATGGCTGCTTTAGTGCAAACAACCGAAACCAAGGGTTTTCAAAACTGGTTGCGGGGTGCACTGGCAGTGCTCTTTGCCAAACAAGGTCTACAAAGCTTTGTTATTGATGAACTGACACAGTTTCAAAGGGACGTTTTGAcatcaatatttaaaaacaagaattTACCTATTGGTACAACCTGTACAAATTGTACAACTGAAAATGTTCTTTACTGTCCCACGCAAAATTTCTGCACAAAGGGACAGAAGTGCAACATGCACGATCCATCAGTAGCAGACAAGACACCACAGCCTTGTTCAAATAATATTTGTCATGATGTCAAAGATGCGATCCGCCATGAACATAGATACAAAGGACCGTCCTGGAAGAACACAAACGCCAAAGGATGGTGTACCGATGTCATTGAAATTGCCAAATGTTACATGCCTCCTGATGGGTACACTAATGTAACCACAATTACAGATACAGATTTTAATGGTATATTGGCAGTCATCCTGAACAACAAacgtttcaaatgtaaaatgacTGCCCCTCTTAACAAACCGGATAATGTTTGTACAGAG GCACGTGAAGTTAGTCGTGTCATACGACATTCGGCCGATTTAAATATTTCGGACACAGATTTAACGAAATACACCGACATTCTAATACGCCTACTGTCAGACCCGGCATACCTAGCTGCTGACCAAAATGCGAAGACAGCAGTCGATAAATTGAATCAG ctGAAAACAAACACACTTACAGTTATCACGGCAGATATTATAACAGTTCTAGATAAAACGTTAAAAGATATAACAGAGAAACAACGAGATAATGTTGTGCAAGAAGTCAGTGAAGAGAGGAGAAAAGCAAAGGAAGACATTGAAGAAAGAAGACAAAGGCAAAGGAAGACATTGAAGAAAAGAAGATACTCGCAATTAAACAGTTCCTGGGCAATGTTAAAGCTTCGCTGA
- the LOC123526342 gene encoding uncharacterized protein LOC123526342 isoform X2: protein MAALVQTTETKGFQNWLRGALAVLFAKQGLQSFVVDELTQFQRDLLTLIFKNNNLPTGTRVCTNCTTENVLKCRTHNFCPKGRQCNMHDASVPDKTPKPCPNNICHAVKDAIRREHRYNGPSWKNANAKGWCTDVTEIAKCYMPDGYTNVTTITDTDFNGILAVILNNKRFKSKMTAPLNSPVNVCTEAREVSRVIRHSADLTISDTDLAKYIDILIRLLSDPAYLAADQNAKTAVDKLNQLKTNTLTITSGDIITVLDSTLKDIIEKQRDNVVQDVSEERRKAKEDIEDKKIQAIKQLLGNVKASLNNMQTVTTSSLDKIIESKQSALNEIQVKAENERQELAALSTREQQRIKEAVDRESDKIKFVAEKEKHELKAISKSEKQPVKDELGKEAGLREDLVSYYRQDYSTIPIAPLVEEHDVELLDFYVQPPLNVIDIVKTFGQFPATPARTSVNSYRDLFHSSDDKLYKNIYITAKAGVGKTSFVKKICMTWCQAHSPLEKLTQKFKPDDVDVMKQFEYLFVISLRDTSTSICDIDGMINSQIIDSLAGSHRYSEYFVKETLLHSTCLIVLDGLDEWSHPASCRRGCSNVHEIHIPHRSVRERCSVLTTTRPWKLDVAKLRTNQIDRHVEIYELDASTSNQLIFNALSVLNKRNLQKQPKTCKEFNAAALGSLQIETIRYIPFVLLQMVCLWFDGKPIGKSKCEIYSNVIDFTLTRSLKKCGDYVSCLDGNDAEIPFCLTSKECCKTFYSELLRLGEIAFQTLFTLEEESSLVFDKTLIRNFVSEQMLGFYLKVGLLSQNKAYGHVAVRQSSFSFQHKAVQEYFAALYIQVIFDSEDKKQRIYNKCNTLAAILQMSNVFTFLGGLKPEACAEILQSLQNTISTDRTARIYRNTIPKYAVFEGVDCSYTMKTLQSMYTDIVNEIYNNGLKYVPPFLEDILLDSAIDEKTYPLLELLIESNRSNIKSLCITECQTTGEFTKILNSLGLQKHNVGSLHKLEVKAIPEQPELISLLSGSVRTLTSLSLCFLRFESHLYNVVNTCISKETMKTIISMGRLISLEFVGVCLSHLDIERLFGFITKQTTMTEISLKGIKCSDSKAECMSYCLDLSKHKKLEMLHLDDIIVSNVHVDTSSLKTCWIGQLPVDVYSSLVKGLQHATCLRTMFIILTEGLLTNFIDTLPTLENLRHLFIYKSNLGDKSLIVPIEMTRIDEVCFFNFTMTCTALRILIASIDMLPQSVTISLAACTVIQQEEYEQIKDEIKASPQYKVTYDGFHKDKIYRFAFQTVGPNLPQ from the exons ATGGCTGCTTTAGTGCAAACAACCGAAACCAAGGGTTTTCAAAACTGGTTGCGAGGTGCCCTGGCAGTGCTCTTTGCCAAGCAAGGTCTACAAAGCTTTGTTGTTGATGAACTGACACAGTTTCAACGGGACCTTTTGACATTAATattcaaaaacaataatttacctACTGGTACCAGGGTATGTACAAATTGTACAACTGAAAATGTTCTTAAGTGCCGCACGCACAATTTCTGCCCAAAGGGACGGCAGTGCAATATGCACGATGCGTCAGTACCAGACAAGACACCAAAGCCTTGTCCAAATAATATTTGCCATGCTGTTAAGGATGCGATCCGACGTGAACATAGATACAACGGACCGTCCTGGAAGAATGCAAACGCCAAAGGATGGTGTACCGATGTCACTGAAATTGCTAAATGTTACATGCCGGATGGTTACACTAATGTAACCACAATTACAGATACAGACTTTAATGGTATATTGGCAGTCATCTTGAACAACAAACGCTTCAAAAGTAAAATGACTGCTCCGCTTAACAGCCCTGTTAATGTTTGTACAGAG GCACGTGAAGTTAGTCGTGTCATACGGCATTCAGCAGATTTAACTATTTCGGACACAGATTTAGCCAAATACATTGACATTCTGATACGCCTACTGTCAGACCCTGCATACCTAGCTGCTGACCAAAATGCGAAGACAGCAGTCGATAAATTAAATCAG CTAAAAACAAACACACTCACAATTACCTCAGGAGACATTATAACAGTTTTGGACAGTACATTAAAAGATATAATAGAGAAACAACGAGATAATGTTGTGCAAGATGTCAGTGAAGAGAGGAGAAAAGCAAAGGAAGACATTGAAGACAAGAAGATACAAGCAATTAAACAGCTCCTGGGGAATGTTAAAGCCTCGCTGAACAATATGCAAACAGTAACAACCTCAAGCTTAGATAAAATCATAGAATCAAAACAATCGGCTTTAAATGAGATACAGGTTAAGGCTGAGAATGAGAGGCAAGAATTAGCAGCACTAAGTACAAGAGAACAGCAAAGGATTAAAGAAGCTGTGGACAGAGAATCAG ATAAGATAAAGTTTGTTGCGGAGAAAGAAAAACACGAACTTAAAGCAATCAGCAAAAGTGAGAAACAACCGGTGAAAGATGAATTAGGAAAAGAAGCAG GTTTGAGGGAAGATCTCGTGAGTTACTACAGACAGGATTACAGTACAATTCCTATCGCCCCACTAGTAGAAGAACATGACGTAGAACTACTTGACTTTTATGTTCAACCTCCGCTCAATGTCATTGATATAGTAAAAACGTTCGGACAATTTCCTGCAACTCCAGCAAGAACATCAGTAAACTCGTACCGCGACCTGTTTCACAGCAGCGATGACAAGCTGTACAAAAATATCTATATCACAGCTAAAGCAGGAGTTGGGAAAACTTCCTTTGTGAAGAAAATCTGTATGACTTGGTGCCAAGCTCACAGTCCACTGGAAAAGTTGACACAGAAATTTAAGCCAGATGATGTAGATGTAATGAAACAGTTTGAGTATTTATTTGTGATTTCCTTACGGGATACTAGCACTTCAATATGTGACATTGATGGTATGATCAACAGTCAGATCATCGACAGCTTGGCCGGGTCTCATCGCTATTCTGAATATTTCGTAAAGGAAACATTGCTGCACAGTACGTGTTTGATTGTGTTAGACGGTCTGGATGAGTGGTCACATCCTGCAAGTTGTAGAAGGGGTTGTTCGAATGTTCACGAAATACACATACCTCACAGATCTGTCAGGGAACGATGTTCAGTACTAACGACCACCCGCCCTTGGAAACTGGACGTGGCGAAACTGCGTACGAATCAGATAGACAGACATGTAGAAATTTATGAATTAGATGCATCCACGTCAAACCAACTAATATTTAATGCCCTGTCGGTATTGAACAAAAGAAACTTGCAGAAACAGCCAAAAACTTGTAAGGAGTTCAACGCTGCTGCATTAGGCTCTTTGCAAATCGAAACTATACGTTATATTCCTTTCGTTTTGTTGCAGATGGTTTGCCTGTGGTTTGACGGAAAGCCAATAGGAAAATCCAAATGCGAAATATATAGCAACGTAATAGACTTTACACTTACAAGAAGTTTGAAGAAGTGTGGCGATTATGTTTCCTGCTTAGACGGTAATGACGCTGAAATACCTTTCTGCCTAACGTCGAAAGAATGCTGCAAAACATTTTACAGCGAATTATTGCGTTTGGGAGAGATTGCCTTTCAAACGCTTTTTACTTTGGAAGAAGAATCAAGCCttgtttttgataaaactttaataCGAAATTTTGTCTCAGAGCAAATGCTCGGATTTTATTTGAAAGTTGGTCTCCTCTCACAGAATAAAGCATATGGGCATGTGGCAGTTAGACAAAGTAGCTTTTCCTTCCAGCATAAAGCTGTACAAGAATATTTTGCTGCTCTCTATATTCAGGTAATTTTTGACAGCGAAGACAAAAAACAGAGAATTTATAACAAATGTAATACATTAGCAGCAATATTGCAAATGTCTAACGTTTTTACTTTTCTTGGTGGACTTAAGCCTGAAGCTTGTGCAGAGATTTTACAGTCTCTGCAGAACACTATTTCAACTGACCGGACCGCTCGTATTTATAGAAATACAATACCTAAATACGCTGTTTTTGAAGGTGTTGATTGTAGTTATACTATGAAAACACTTCAATCAATGTATACAGATATTGTAAATGAGATATATAATAATGGTCTGAAATATGTTCCTCCATTTCTAGAAGATATTTTGCTAGACAGTGCTATAGATGAGAAAACATATCCATTACTTGAGTTATTAATAGAGAGTAACAGATCCAATATTAAATCGCTGTGTATAACGGAATGTCAGACTACAGGAGAGTTCACTAAAATACTTAACTCACTCGGACTGCAAAAGCACAATGTAGGATCTCTGCATAAACTGGAAGTTAAAGCCATACCGGAACAACCGGAACTCATTTCTCTCCTCTCAGGGTCAGTGCGTACATTAACCAGTTTaagtctttgttttttaagatttGAGAGCCATTTATATAAtgtagtaaatacatgtatatcaaaagaaacaatgaaaacaataatAAGCATGGGTCGGTTAATATCGCTTGAGTTTGTCGGTGTTTGTTTATCACATTTGGATATTGAAAGGTTATTCGGTTTTATTACTAAGCAAACAACAATGACAGAAATCTCACTAAAAGGCATCAAGTGCTCAGACTCTAAAGCAGAATGTATGAGTTACTGTTTAGACCTATCTAAACATAAGAAACTCGAGATGCTTCATCTTGATGACATAATTGTATCAAACGTTCATGTTGATACATCATCACTGAAGACATGCTGGATAGGACAACTGCCGGTAGATGTGTACTCATCTTTGGTCAAGGGTCTACAACATGCAACATGTCTTCGTACAATGTTTATCATATTAACCGAAGGCTTACTGACAAATTTTATAGATACATTGCCAACATTAGAAAACCTGagacatttgtttatttataagtCTAATCTTGGAGATAAATCCCTCATCGTGCCGATTGAAATGACAAGAATAGATGAGGtatgtttttttaactttaccATGACATGTACGGCACTGAGAATACTCATTGCTAGTATAGACATGTTACCACAGTCAGTCACTATATCACTGGCGGCGTGTACCGTGATACAGCAGGAGGAGTACGAACAGATAAAGGATGAGATAAAAGCATCACCACAATACAAAGTCACGTATGACGGGTTTCacaaagacaaaatatatcgttttgcatttcaaactgtCGGTCCGAATCTACCTCAATAA